One Triticum dicoccoides isolate Atlit2015 ecotype Zavitan chromosome 3B, WEW_v2.0, whole genome shotgun sequence genomic window, ATCAGAGAGACGCTCCCCAGTTATTGGGGTCCTAGTTTTATAAACGTCCTCGTGCcgcaatttttttagaaaagggtCCTCGTGCCGCATACGAGCAAGAGAGTAGGTCCAAGCTTGCAACGACAAGATAAGCTGGGGGTGGGGATGGGGATGGATGCAACCTCATTTTGAAGTTTGAACAAATGAAAACACAAAGTCAAACACTGCATATGCCACGCTGCTCGGTTATAGTTCAGACACACATGCCGTGCCACTACATTCTACATACACCTTGATACAAGTGAGTTTCAATTCTACGCTAGCTACTCCAGAAATGGGTAATAGATAAAAAATGAAAGGGGTGTCGATGCAAGAGCTCGTGCCGTGGCAAGACATTCGTTCAGCCTGCAGTGCACGCGCTTCGATCCACATTTTGATGCTAGTAGTAGTATGTCTGAGTTTTCATCGGTGAATTCAGTCGGTCCGTCCGTCGTCGGTGGTTTCCGGCTGGTCACCGCGCCTGCTGCTAACGTGGACGTGGGTGGTCGGAGACTTCTTACTGCTGCCGCCGCTGGGTTTCCTGCCGGCGGGGATGCAGCGGGCGCGCACGCCGTCCACCTCCTCCGCCGCAAGCTCCAGCTTACAACCaccactagtagtagtagtactagcagTGTTCATCGTGGACTCTCTGCTCCTGCACGCACAATTCAATTGAATCATCATTCATCATCACTCAGACctcagaaagaaagagagaaacaaaggagCATAGCTATCTAGTAAGATTTGAAAGGAATCGTTCTGCATTTTACTGCTAAAGCCTAGCTACcagcaatgccagattcagagactGGCAGTTGCAACATGGTGCCAAGTACTCCGAAAGTAGCTTTTCAGTGTGAGGCTAGATGCAAATTTTCTGAATTGTCTAAGCATCCAGCACCTAGCTAAGACTAGCAGCAATGGCAGTTTGACAGAGACAACATGGCGCTAAGTATTGTTTGGGAGTTTGGATTCTCAAAAAGTAGCTTTTTTCAGTGTGACTCTAGAGCACAACTTTTCTCCATTGTCCCTCACTCACCATGGCCAAGGCTCACCATGCACACGATAAGATAATCTCTCCCAAACAAGGTTGAGCTCCTACCTGTCGGCATTGTACGAAGACGAGCGCTTCAGAGCGCCCAGCTCCCCGCCGTGGCCGGCACGGTCGCCGCTCGCCGACTTCTTGGTCTCCACCAGGCTGCCGCTGAAGTACTCCCGCTCCATGCTTGCGCCGACGCCAATGCTGCCCGAGAACCCGTCTGCGCCGCCGGTGCTGCTGCTCAGGTCCGACCGCCCGCGCGGCAGCCTGCGCTCCGCCGTGTACCTCGCGCCGCCCGGGCCGGTCTCGCGCTTGGGGGCCGCGGGGATGGAGCCACAGGAGATGAGCTGCATCAGCACCGCCGACGCGCGCATCCGCCCGCCCGCGATCACTCCCTGCTGCGCCAGGCCCGCGTCCTCCTCCCCCCGGCGTGCGGCGACGGTGCTCGATGCGGCGGCCACGCGGACGTCGTTGTTGATGAGCGTCTCCAGCGTGTCCGGGCTGCTGGACGACGGCGGGGGCGAGATCTCGTCCGCGCCGAGCTCCGTCGTCGGCTCTTGCGGCGGCGACGGCTCGGGGCCCCGGCGCCGGCCGCGTCTCTCGTCGGTCTGCGTGGCCGCGTCcgccccggcgccgccccgcgcgGCGGCCACCCGGTACTCCCCGAGGTCGAAGGAGCTCCAGTTCTTGCGCCGGCCGTGCGCCCTGCTGATGCCCGCTGCGGGCATCTTCTTGTTGTTCTCGCTCCCGGCCTGGCAGCTGGAGGtggaggagccggcggaggcgtcGCGCGGGtagggcggcgcggggaggagggggagcagcTCGGAGCCCTTGAGCACGTACTCGGCGCCGCTGGCGGGGTGCacggggtcgtcggcggtgaggTCGTGCCAGACGTAGCCGGCCTTGTAGCTCCGCTTGGAGGACCACGAGTAGGCGTCCGCCATGCCGGCGCCCCGCAGCACGGTCAGCCGGTCCAGCACGTCTGCGCCATCGGCAGACATTGTTAATTAAGCAGAGGCAGAACCTGACTCCATGACTGGCAGGGAGCTGAAGCGAGAGGAGGCAGAGGAGAGCGGAGCAGAGCGTGTACCTCGGAGGCAGAGGCCGTCCTGGGGGTTGGAGACGGGGACCTCCATGAAGTGCGGGTGGTCGAGCTGGCCGTTGCGCGAGAGGTAGTAGACGACGGGCACCTTGGCGGGCGGTGCGGCGTGGGCGTGAGCGTGACGCCTGGtggtggcggaggtggtcttgggcGGCGGCTCGGTCCAGACGACGGTGCGCTCGGGGCTCGCCCACCGCCCACGGGAGCTCGCCATTGCCTTGCCTCGCCGAAGCTCTAGACGGAGCAGCTAGCTTGCAGTGGAATGGAGTAGTGCTAGTGAGACCGTGGAGACGGTGAGAGTGGCGAGTGGCGTGGCGTGCCGTGTACTGGAAGGGGAGGAGAATGTCTACGTCACAAGTGTCGGGGCGTCGTGCCCTCCATTTTTATAGGGGTGTGATGACTGATGAGAGACGCCGTGTGGGCAATGGCGATGGAGGGCAATGCGTGGGCGGCGGGTTGGGTTCAAACTGGAGTGAGGAACGGGGAAGGAAGAGCTCGTGACTCGCTGACTGCTACCGACTGGTAATAGTAGATGGAGCATGGGGATGGATGCGGGGTGGAAGTGGAAATTCGGCCCATCTCTGAGCGGCGGCCTTCAACTCAGGGAGTATAGACTAGTGTTTGTACAATCACGTCGTCACGTGCTCGCTCGCCCTGTCCTCTCCAGCAGGCAAAAACAACGTAGTGGTCGTACCTAGTACTAGTAC contains:
- the LOC119282738 gene encoding protein UPSTREAM OF FLC-like, encoding MASSRGRWASPERTVVWTEPPPKTTSATTRRHAHAHAAPPAKVPVVYYLSRNGQLDHPHFMEVPVSNPQDGLCLRDVLDRLTVLRGAGMADAYSWSSKRSYKAGYVWHDLTADDPVHPASGAEYVLKGSELLPLLPAPPYPRDASAGSSTSSCQAGSENNKKMPAAGISRAHGRRKNWSSFDLGEYRVAAARGGAGADAATQTDERRGRRRGPEPSPPQEPTTELGADEISPPPSSSSPDTLETLINNDVRVAAASSTVAARRGEEDAGLAQQGVIAGGRMRASAVLMQLISCGSIPAAPKRETGPGGARYTAERRLPRGRSDLSSSTGGADGFSGSIGVGASMEREYFSGSLVETKKSASGDRAGHGGELGALKRSSSYNADRSRESTMNTASTTTTSGGCKLELAAEEVDGVRARCIPAGRKPSGGSSKKSPTTHVHVSSRRGDQPETTDDGRTD